One Nocardia huaxiensis genomic window, GTGCAGATCGACACGTCCGGCAAGGAGGTGCCCGCCGGCACCACCAGCACCGCGGCCGACCCCGCGGGTGACGGCAAGGCCACCTGCAAGCCCCAGACCATTGCCATGGCGGGCCCGCTCACCGGCCCGAACTCCGCACTCGGCATCAACATCATCATGGGTGTCGAGCTGGCGCTGAAGCAGCACAACACGGCCAACCCCAACTGCCAGGTGACCGTCAAGCGCTTCGACACCGAGGGCAACCCGCAGAAGGCCACCCAGGTCATCCCGACGATCATCAACGATCAGTCGATCTCCGCCCTGATCGGCCCCACCTTCTCCGGTGAGACCAAGGCGACCGGCCAGATCCTCAGCGATGCCGGCCTGCCCACGCTGACCGCGTCGGCCACCAACGCCACCCTCACCACCAATGGCTGGAAGACCTTCTTCCGCGGCCTGGCCAATGACGACCTGCAGGGTCCGGCCGTGGCCAAGTACCTGACCGGTGCGGCCGGCTTCAAGAAGATCTGCGTCGCCCAGGACAACACCGAATACGGCACCGGCCTGGCCCGCGCCGTCACCGAGGGCCTCGGCGCGGCCGCCGACCCGGCCTGCTCGGTGCAGGTGAAGGAGGGCGACAAGGACTTCGCCGCCGCCGTCTCCAAGCTGAAGGGCGCCGCCCCCGACGCCATCTTCTACGCCGGCTACTACGCCGAGGCCGCCCCGTTCGTGAACCAGCTGCGCTCCAGCGGCGTCACCGCGACCTTCGTCTCTGCGGACGGCACCAATGATCCGCAGTTCGTGCGACAGGGTGGCGACGCCACCAAGGACGCGCTGCTGTCCTGCCCGTGTGGTCCGGCTCCGGAGAAGTTCACCGCCGACTACGAGGCGCTCAACGGCCAGGCTCCCGGCGTGTACTCGGTCGAGGGCTACGACCTCACCACCATCGTGCTGAAGGCCATCGACTCCGGAAAGACCTCGCGCGCCGACATTCTCGACTTCGTCCGCAGCTACGACGGAGCCGGGCTGGCACGCCAGTACAAGTGGAGCGAGAGCGGTGAACTCACCTCTGCTCTGATCTGGATGTACAAGGTCCAGTAGGACAACGGAATTCGCGAGCAGCGTGCGCTGCCGGGCGCGGAGACCCCGCCGCCCGCCGGCGCACGCTGCTGGCTCGATGGCGAGAGTAACGAATGACTGTAACCGCGCTGGCCGACTCGGCCGTGCTCGCCGGTTCGATCGGGTTCGACGTACAGGGACTCTTCGACCGGTTCTGGGATCTGACCGTGGAGGGATTGACCTACGGGTCGATCTACGCGCTGGTGGCCGTCGGCTACACGCTGGTCTACGGTGTGCTGCGACTGATCAACTTCGCGCATTCGGAAATCTTCATGCTGGGATTGTTCGGCCAGTATGTGGGATTGATGCTGCTCGGATTCGATCCCCGCGGCAATGCCTACAACCAGGGCATGTTCCTGACCATCCTGTATCTCGGCCTGGCCATGCTGATCGGCATGGCGATATCGGGCGGCGCCGCATTGGGATTGGAGCGCGTGGCCTATCGGCCGCTGCGCAAACGCGGAGCCAGACCGCTCAGCTTCCTGATCACCGCGATCGGCATGTCGTTCGTCATCCAGGAATTCGTGCACTACGTGCTGCCGGAGATCAGTGACGCGCTGGGACTCGCGCGCCTGGGCGGCAACAACGCGCAGGAGAAGATCAAGCTGGTGGAGGCCAAGGAACAGTTCAATCTGTTCGGCGCCTCGGTCACCAATGTCACGCTGATCATCATCTTCGCCGCGGTGGTTCTCGCCGCGACCACCGAAATCCTCATCAACAGAACGAAATTCGGGCGTGGCATTCGCGCAGTCGCGCAGGACCCGGACACCGCCACGCTGATGGGCGTCTCGCGCGAGAAGGTCATCATGCTGACCTTCCTCATCGGCGGCGTGCTGGCCGGTGCGGCCGCGCTGCTGTTCAGCCTGCGGGTGCCCGAGGGCATCATGTACACGAGCGGATTCGTGCTCGGCATCAAGGCTTTCAGTGCCGCCGTGCTCGGCGGTATCGGCAATCTGCGCGGTGCGCTGCTGGGCGGGCTGCTGCTGGGCGTCGCGGAAATGTACGGCCAGGCCCTGTTCGGTGAGGCCTGGCGCGATGTGGTCGCCTTCGTGCTGCTGGTCGCGGTTCTCATGATCCGGCCCACCGGCATTCTGGGGGAGAGCCTCGGAAAGGCGCGGGTATGACGACGACACAGGACAAATGGCCGGCCAAACCCACTGCGCCGCAACGCGATATGCGCGGCGTGGGGGATGCGATCCGCAGTTGGTGGGACGGGCTGTCGCGGCCCATGCAGTGGGCCGTGGGCGTGCCCGCGCTGATCGTGCTGGCGCTGCTGCCGCTGTACCCGCCGCCCGGACTCGACACTCCCGGATACAGTTTCGGGCTGGTCATGGCGCAGTTCGCCATGTTCGCGCTGATCGCGCTGGGCTTGAATGTCGTTGTGGGGCAGGCGGGTCTGCTCGACCTCGGGTATGTCGGCTTCTACGCGGTCGGCGCGTACACGGTCGGTCTGCTCACCAGCCCGGAGAGCCCGTGGCACAAGACCGACGGCGTGTTCTCCTCGGAGTGGGCGTGGCTGGCGTGCGTGCCCTTGGCGGTGGCGCTCACCGCGTTCTCCGGATTGATTCTCGGTACCCCCACCCTGCGTCTGCGCGGTGACTATCTGGCCATCGTGACATTGGGTTTCGGTGAGATCGTGCGCCTGCTCGCCGACAATCTCGGCGAGGTCACCAATGGCAGCCTCGGGCTGTCGGGCATCGCCTACCCGCGGCTCGGCGAATCCGAGGAGCTGCCGGGCGGATACTTCTCCTCCGGCCATTTCGGTGACCCCGAGAGCTCGAACCTGTTGGACAAGGCCAACAATGGCGTGTGGTGGTACTGGCTGGCCTTCGTGCTGGTGATCCTGGTGCTGCTGATCGTCGGCAATCTGGAGCGCAGCCGCGTCGGCCGCGCCTGGGTCGCCATTCGCGAGGACGAGGACGCCGCCGAGATCATGGGCGTGCCCACCTTCAAGTTCAAGCTGTGGGCGTTCATGATCGGCGCGGGCATCGGCGGGCTGTCGGGTGCGATCTACGCCGGGCAGGTGCAGTTCGTGAATCCGCCGGTGTTCAACATCATCAACTCGATGCTGTTCCTGTGTGCGGTCGTCATCGGCGGCTCCGGCAACAAGCTCGGTGTCATCATGGGCGCGTTCCTGATCGCCTGGCTGCCCATCCGGCTGCGCTCGGTGGAGGTCGCCGGGACGTCCCTCGGCGACTACAAATATCTGATGTTCGGCATCGTGCTGGTCGTCATGATGATCTTCCGGCCGCAGGGTTTGTTCCCGGTCCGGCAGAAACTGCTCACTTACGGCCGGCAGATCACCCGCGCGGTGCGCAGGCCGGGCCAAGACGCGGGGACGACAGGAGCTCAGCAATGACCGGGCCGGGCGCGGGTGGCGCGCTGTTCGACAACGAAGACATGCGGGCCGGGTACACCGCCCCGCCGGAAGAGGAAACCAGCGCGGGCACGGTCGACGTGACCGAGGTGCTGCCGGTGCTCTCCGATGCGTCCGTGGTCGCGGATGTCGTTGCGCCGCACCGGGAAATCGAGACCGCCGTCGGCGAGCCCCTGCTGCGCACCGACGGACTGACGGTGAAATTCGGTGGTCTCACCGCCCTGGACGATGTGACCTTCGAGATCCGCCGCGGCGAGATCCTCGGGCTCATCGGCCCCAACGGCGCGGGCAAGACCACCTGCTTCAACGCCATCACCGGCGTGTACCGGCCGGCGGCGGGCACCGTCTACTTCGACGGCAAACCGCTCACCACCTTCAAACGCAATCAGATCACCCGGCTCGGCATTGCCCGCACCTTCCAGAACATTCGCTTGTTCGGGGAGATGACGGCGCTCGAGAACGTGGTCGTCGGCACCGACGCCCGGCACAAGACCTCGGTTCCCGGCGCGGTGTTCCGCACCGCCCGGCATCGCCGCGAGGAACACGACGCCATCGAAAGAGGCATGGCGCTGCTGGAATTCGTCGGAATCGCCCCGCGCGCGGTGGAGAAGGCCCGCAACCTCTCCTACGGCGATCAGCGCCGCCTGGAGATCGCCCGCGCGCTCGCCACCGAACCGAAACTGCTGTGCCTGGACGAACCCGCCGCGGGCTTCAACCCCAGCGAGAAGTCCGCCCTCATGGATCTGATCCGCAAGATCCGCGACGACGGCTTCACCGTGCTGCTCATCGAACACGACATGCGCCTGGTCATGGGTGTCACCGACCGCATCGTCGTGCTCGAGTTCGGCCGCAAGATCGCCGACGGCCTCCCCACCGAGATCCGCGAGAACCCGAAGGTCATCGCCGCCTACCTGGGCGTCCCCGACGAGGAAGAGGGTGAAGCCCCATGACATCACTCGAGAAGAAGTCGTCCACCCCCCTCCTCGAAGTCGAGGACATGGTGGTCAACTACGGCAGAATCCAAGCCCTGCACGGCATTTCCCTGTCGGTCAGCGAAGGTGAACTGGTAACCCTGCTCGGCGCCAACGGCGCCGGCAAAACCACCACCATGCGCGCCCTCTCCGGCCTCCTCCCCCTGAGCGGCGGCCGAATCCTCTTCCAGGGCAAAGACATAACCCGCGTGAAAGCCCACGACCGAGTAACCCTGGGCCTGATCCAGGCCCCGGAAGGCCGAGGCATCTTCCCGGGTATGACAGTCCAGGAAAACCTCGACATGGGCTGCTACGCCCGCACCTTCAAACAGAAATCCGAATACAAGGAAACCCTCGACTGGGTCCTCTCCCTCTTCCCCCGAGTAGCCGAACGCCGCACCCAGGTGGGCGGCACCCTCTCCGGCGGCGAACAACAAATGGTGGCCATCGCCCGCTCCCTCATGGCCCGCCCCAAACTCCTCCTGCTGGACGAGCCGTCAATGGGCCTGGCCCCCATGGTGATTCAACAGATCTTCCGAATCATCGCCGACATCAACGCCCAGGGCACCACAGTCCTGCTCGTAGAACAGAACGCCCAACAGGCCCTGACCCGCAGCCACCGTGCCTACATCCTGGAAACAGGCGAGGTAACCAAAACCGGCCCCGGCCGAGAACTCCTCCACGACCCCGCCGTCAAATCCGCCTACCTCGGCGTCGGCTGACCCACCGGCCTGAGCCCACACTTTCGTTCATTTTTCTGCCAATCCGGCCAGAAATCCCCGAATAGTGTTGGCCCAGGCCGGATCCGGTGCGCAACCCTCAACGTTCGGCCAGCCATGCCTCGACGACCCCGGCAGTCTCTCTGGACCAGAATCCGGTGAACGGCCGACTGCCGTCGAGATCGCACAGATGAAGGAACGCGCTCTCGGTATCGAGCCCGGCCCACTGATCGAGGAACGGGCCCAGATCAACTCCGGTGACGGCGATCGAGCACAGCACTGTCTCGATTCCCACTTGTGCCGGGTACGTGGCGAGCGTGTGCAGCCACCAGGAGTACAGAAACTCGGTCACAGCCTGCTTCTCGAGAGAGTATTGGAATTCGTCCACGCCACCCCAGGTGGTCATGGCCTTCGCCGCGTACCGGGCAAGCTGATCGGGAGCCAGTTCGCTGACCGGCACCGCCGGCAGACAGCTGTCCGCACCGGGTTCGACGCAGTGCGGGCAACCATCCACGACGGCAGGACGCGGCACTCGCGCGAAAACCTCGTACAGGCGCTGCTGAGCGTCCGTGTGGACCGTCATCTGCTGACCGTAACCGGACCCTGGTATTCCTCCGCTTTCCACCACCGGTGAATACCATTCGCACAGAGGGCCCTGGCGGAATCCCCCGTGTCGTTCAGCCCCGTAATGCTGAGCCAGACCAAGGCGCCCTGCGCGCGGCAGTCTCCCGAGATCCTGCGTTCCCTCTCGTCGATATCCTCGCCCTCGATCCGGTACGGGGAGAACCCGGTCACCCGGTAGTCCGCAGTCGCCGAGACGCAGGGCACGATCCAGAATTGTGCCGCTTTCTCACCTGGCGCAACGCCTACACAGTCTCCGGCCCCTACGCTGGAAATCGGCTTCCCGCTGTACATTCCGCAATCCACGCGTAGTGCGAAAACCGCGGTCGCAGCCAGGATGAGCACCGTCCCGATCGTCACCACGCGACCTCGCGTATTCCGGTCTTCCTCGTCAGGCGGCCGCGATAGCCTCGATCTCGACCAGCCAGTCATTGTCCAATGTCGCGGCCACGATCGAGGTGGTGGGGATGACACGCCCATTCAAGGCGGCTACGCGGGCCTCGGCATTGGTTTCGGCGTAGGCGGCGTCTCGGAGGTATGCGGTGGTGCGGACGATATTGTCGACGGTCATGTCCGCGGCGGCGAGGATCCGCCGGATGTTGGACCAGATCAGGTCGAGTTGGTCTTCCAGTGTCGCGCCCGGCCGACCGGTGGGGTCCAGGCCCATGGTGCCGGAGATGAACAGGAATCGGCTGGCATCGCGCACCTCGTGGGCATGGATGTAGTCGCCGGTGGCGGGGTAGACGCCGTCGGTGGGGTTGTGCGGTATCAGGTCCATCCCGTCGATCCTGCCATGATCGATTGAGCCGCAGCAGATTTCGCTGTCTTCGGGGAGGCGCCCGCTGGAAAGACTGCGGGCCGGGCGCTCGGTGATCGAGTGCCCGGCCCGGAGCCGTTTGCAGGGGCGACAGGACTTGAACCTGCAACCTGCGGTTTTGGAGACCGCTGCTCTGCCAGTTGAGCTACGCCCCTTGGCGTGGCGTCACGCTACCAGGTGACGGCGCGGGAGCGAAATCCGTTTTCCGGCAAGGCGTTGGGGTCCGGCGTCGAGCGGGGCGAATGCACTGATCAACGCCGGGTTTGCCCGAGCGGGGTCAGGGGCGGCGCTTCGGGGCGTGCTCCTTGTCGCGGCCGCGCGGCGGCTTGTGGCCGTGTCCCGGGTGCTGTGGTTGTTCGGGAGGCATGGGTTCGGCTTCGGCGATGGAGCCGATGGTGTGCTCCTTGCTGATCGCGTTGGCGGTGCGCGCGTAGGTGAGGGCGACCACCGAGGCGTTCATGTTGAAGTAGTAGGGCTCGTTGAGCCAGTCATTGGGGGAGTAGACGGCCTGGAGTAGTTCGAGTGCCATTCCCGGTGCCGCGCCCTGTCTGCCCACGACGACATAGCAGGCCGAGCCGGCCTTGTCGGGGTAGCCGATGAATTTCTTCCAGCCGGCCATGGTGGCTCCGATGCTGAGCAGCCAGTGCTGGAAATCCTGGGACGGATAGTTCAGGAGGTCGATGGCGAAACCGCTCACGGCCGCCACATAGCCGCGAGCGGTGACGGCATTCAGATCGTTCATCATCGTGGTATAGATGGACGGGTCGGGGGACAGCGAATTCGGTTCGTAGGTCTGGTAATACAGGTGGGACATGATCGGTTCGAAGGTCAGTTGATCGAACAACGCCAGCTGATATCCGCCGACCGGTGCCGCCTGTCCGGGAGCCACCACGGTGGGCGGCGGCGGGGTCACCGGCGGGTTCGGTACCGCCACATTGCCATTGGCGAGAATGCCCCACCCCGTGAGCACATTGCCGCCGCCCGGCGCTTTGCCCTGCGCGTAATCGGTGGAGGCGTAGGTGAAGATCGCGCCATTGGTGTAGGCCTCCAGGGCTTCTGACACCGCCGACGCCTGATCGCCGGAGAACAATACGTTCAGCGGCCGCAGTTCGTACTCGACGGCGGCGGGATTCTTCATCAACTCTTTGGACCAGGCATCGAATTGGACCGAGTCCGAGGAGCCGTAGCCGGGGGTCAGCGAGTTCAGCAGGCTGATGTCACCCCCGGTGGCATTGACCGTGACGATCCGGCTGTCGGCCCACGTCTTGCCCAGGGTGTCCCACTCGGTCTGCGATTCGGCCTTGCTGGAGACGAAGACGGCGTTGTACTCCAGCGTCACGTTCGCCCGCACGGTTTCCTCGTTGGAGGAGTACAGGGTTTGCACGGCCTCGTAGTAGTCGAGGCTGCCACCCACGGTCACCTGTGTCACCAGATGTGTTCCCCACTTGCGGAATACGGTGAAGAACTTCTCCTGATTCTGCGGCGTGAAGGTGGCGGGCAGGTTCGCCACATCCGGGTCGTTCTTGAAATCCGAGCTGACCCATTGCGACGAGGTGTGGTTGACATTCAGCTTCCACGCCGTGAAGTCGGCTTCGAAAATGCAGTAGTAGTACGACTGGTCGGTTGTTTCCGTCTTTTTGTAGGCAAGATCGAATTGCGCGCTGCATCCGCCGTAGGACGCCTGCACCCCCGCCTTCTGTGAAAAGTGCGATTGGAACTGTTCGATCGTGTTGTACACGTAGGAGGAACCCGTGGTGTGCGTGAACTCCACCGGCCCGGCATTGTCCGGAACCGAATAGACGGTCCCGGTCGGCGGGTATTCCCAGGTCCTGGTATCGGGACCGAGATCGATTATCTGGTCCATCAACGAGTTGGCGCTGTACTCACCGAGAATATTGAATCCGCGTCCGATGGCGGTCGCGCCGGGTATCAACGACATGGTGTGTTCCTTCCGTTGCCGTCCCCACGGAAAGGGTACGGCTGCGCCGCCGAGACCTGTTGCGCTATAAATGATTTCGGAAAGTTTTCATGATTAACCGAAAAGTGGATCCAGGTTCGCCGGAGGAGGTCCGGCGGCGAGCCCGCGCGCCCGGTGCGCGCGGTTGTCGGTGGTCGTGGCTAGGCTCTGTGCGTGACCTCAGCCTCTACCGATCAGCGTCCGAGTGTCCTGTCTGCCTCCGGCTCCGGTGAGCAGCCCACGTTGCTGCTGCTGGACGGGCATTCGCTGGCCTACCGCGCGTTCTACGCGCTGCCGGCGGAGAACTTCAAGACCGCGGGCGGCCAGACCACCAACGCGGTGTACGGGTTCACCGCGATGTTGATCAACCTGCTGCGCGACGAGAAGCCCACCCATGTGGCCGCGGCGTTCGATGTGAGCCGCAAGACCTTCCGCACCGAGGCGTACCCGGAGTACAAGGCCAACCGCATCACCACGCCGGACGAGTTCCGCGGTCAGGTGGAGATCACCCAGGAAGTGCTGGGGGCACTGGGCATTCCGGTCATGGCCATCGACGGCTACGAGGCCGACGACGTCATCGCCACCCTCACCACGCAGGCCGTGCCAGAGGGCTTCCGGGTCCTGATCGTCACCGGCGACCGCGACTCCCTGCAGTTGGTCAATGACAACGTCACCGTGCTGTACCCGAAGAAGGGCGTCTCCGAGCTCACCCGCTTCACCCCCGCCGCGGTCGAGGAGAAGTACGGCCTGACCCCGCAGCAGTACCCCGATTTCGCGGCCCTGCGCGGCGACCCGTCCGACAACCTGCCCGGCATCCCCGGCGTGGGGGAGAAGACCGCCGCCAAATGGGTCCGCGAGTACGGCAGCCTCGAAACGCTCGTCGATCAGGTCGACAAGGTCAAGGGCAAGGTCGGAGATGCCTTGCGCGCCAACCTGTCCAGCGTCGTGCTGAACCGTCAGCTCACCGAGATGGTGAAGGACGTCCCGCTCCCGTACACGCCCGAGCAACTGGGCGTGCAGCCGTGGAACCGCGAGAAGATCCACTCCCTGTTCGACGAGCTGGAGTTCCGTGTCCTGCGTGACCGCCTCTTCGACACCCTCGCCCCCGTGGAGCCCGAAGCCGAGTCCGGCTTCGAGATCAGCGGCAGCGCCCTGGCCGCCGGCACGGTAGCCGACTGGCTGGCCGAACACGCCAAATCCGGTGTGCGCCATGGCGTCTCCGTGGTCGGCGTCGGCTCGCCCGTCCACGGCGACGTGCAGGCCATCGCCCTGGCCGCCGCCGACGGTGAGGGCGCCTATATCGACGTCCACACCCTGACCCCCGAGGACGAGAAGGCGCTCGGCGCCTGGCTCGCCGACCCCGAGACCGCGAAAGCCTTGCACGAGGCCAAGTCCGCCATGCACGCCCTGCGTGGCCGCGGCTGGGTCCTCGGCGGCCTCACCAGCGACACCGCCCTCGCCGCCTATCTGATCCTCCCCGGCCAGCGCACCTTCAACCTCGAAGACCTCTCCCTGCGCTACCTGAGCCGCGAGTTGCGCGTGGACAATGCCGGCGAGACCCAGCTGTCCCTGCTCGACGACGAAGACCAGGTCGACGCCGAGGTCGCGAATGCCCAGATGTTGCGCGCCCGAGCCGTTTTCGATCTCGCCGACGCCTTCGACACCGAACTCGACCGCATCGAATCCACCGCCCTGCTCGGCGATATGGAACTCCCGCTCCTGAGCGTCCTCGCCGACCTGGAGCACGCCGGCATCGCCGTCGACGCCGCGCAGCTCGAGGAACTCCAGCGCCAGTTCGCCGACCGCGTGGCCGATGCCGCCAATTCCGCGTACGGCGTGATCGGCAAACAGATCAATCTCGGCTCGCCCAAACAGCTCCAGGTGGTCCTGTTCGATGAACTCGACATGCCGAAAACCAAGCGCACCAAAACCGGCTACACCACCGACGCCGACGCGCTGGAGAGCCTCTACGAGAAGACTCAGCACCCGTTCCTGCAGCACCTGCTGGAACACCGCGACGCCACCCGCCTGAAGGTCACCGTCGACGGCCTGCTGAAGTCGGTGGCCGACGACGGCCGCATCCACACCACCTTCAACCAGACGGTCGCAGCCACCGGCCGCCTCTCCTCGACCGAGCCGAATCTCCAGAACATCCCGATCCGCACCGACACCGGCCGCCGCATCCGTGACACCTTCGTGGTCGGCCCCGGCTACGAGTCGCTCATGACCGCCGACTACAGCCAGATCGAAATGCGGATCATGGCCCACCTGTCGAAGGACGAGGGCCTGATCGAGGCTTTCAATTCCGGCGAGGACCTGCACAACTTCGTGGCCTCCAAGGCCTTCGACATCCCCATCGCCGACGTCGACCCCGAACTGCGCCGCCGCATCAAGGCCATGTCGTACGGTCTCGCCTACGGCCTGTCCGCCTACGGCCTGTCCCAGCAGTTGAAGATCAGCGCCGACGAGGCGAAGGTCCAAATGGACATCTACTTCAACCGCTTCGGCGCCATCCGCGACTACCTCCAAGACGCCGTGGACAAGGCCCGCAAAACCGGCTACACCGAAACCCTCTTTGGCCGCCGCCGCTACCTGCCCGACCTCGACTCGTCCAACCGCCAACGCCGCGAGGCGGCCGAACGCATGGCCCTCAACGCCCCCATCCAGGGCACGGCCGCCGACATCATCAAGGTCGCCATGATCGACACCCAGCGCGCCATCCGCGACGCGGGCCTCGAGTCCCGCATGCTCCTCCAAATCCACGACGAACTCGTCTTCGAGGTAGCCCCCGGCGAACGCGAAGCCCTGGAATCCCTTGCCCGAGAACACATGTCCAACGCCATAGAACTCTCCGTCCCCTTGGAGGTCTCGGTAGGCGTAGGCCGCAGCTGGGACGCCGCAGCCCACTAACAACAAGATCACCAGGACCTGATGGCGGGTAGCT contains:
- a CDS encoding RidA family protein, translating into MDLIPHNPTDGVYPATGDYIHAHEVRDASRFLFISGTMGLDPTGRPGATLEDQLDLIWSNIRRILAAADMTVDNIVRTTAYLRDAAYAETNAEARVAALNGRVIPTTSIVAATLDNDWLVEIEAIAAA
- a CDS encoding ABC transporter ATP-binding protein codes for the protein MTSLEKKSSTPLLEVEDMVVNYGRIQALHGISLSVSEGELVTLLGANGAGKTTTMRALSGLLPLSGGRILFQGKDITRVKAHDRVTLGLIQAPEGRGIFPGMTVQENLDMGCYARTFKQKSEYKETLDWVLSLFPRVAERRTQVGGTLSGGEQQMVAIARSLMARPKLLLLDEPSMGLAPMVIQQIFRIIADINAQGTTVLLVEQNAQQALTRSHRAYILETGEVTKTGPGRELLHDPAVKSAYLGVG
- a CDS encoding MAC/perforin domain-containing protein: MSLIPGATAIGRGFNILGEYSANSLMDQIIDLGPDTRTWEYPPTGTVYSVPDNAGPVEFTHTTGSSYVYNTIEQFQSHFSQKAGVQASYGGCSAQFDLAYKKTETTDQSYYYCIFEADFTAWKLNVNHTSSQWVSSDFKNDPDVANLPATFTPQNQEKFFTVFRKWGTHLVTQVTVGGSLDYYEAVQTLYSSNEETVRANVTLEYNAVFVSSKAESQTEWDTLGKTWADSRIVTVNATGGDISLLNSLTPGYGSSDSVQFDAWSKELMKNPAAVEYELRPLNVLFSGDQASAVSEALEAYTNGAIFTYASTDYAQGKAPGGGNVLTGWGILANGNVAVPNPPVTPPPPTVVAPGQAAPVGGYQLALFDQLTFEPIMSHLYYQTYEPNSLSPDPSIYTTMMNDLNAVTARGYVAAVSGFAIDLLNYPSQDFQHWLLSIGATMAGWKKFIGYPDKAGSACYVVVGRQGAAPGMALELLQAVYSPNDWLNEPYYFNMNASVVALTYARTANAISKEHTIGSIAEAEPMPPEQPQHPGHGHKPPRGRDKEHAPKRRP
- the polA gene encoding DNA polymerase I, whose protein sequence is MTSASTDQRPSVLSASGSGEQPTLLLLDGHSLAYRAFYALPAENFKTAGGQTTNAVYGFTAMLINLLRDEKPTHVAAAFDVSRKTFRTEAYPEYKANRITTPDEFRGQVEITQEVLGALGIPVMAIDGYEADDVIATLTTQAVPEGFRVLIVTGDRDSLQLVNDNVTVLYPKKGVSELTRFTPAAVEEKYGLTPQQYPDFAALRGDPSDNLPGIPGVGEKTAAKWVREYGSLETLVDQVDKVKGKVGDALRANLSSVVLNRQLTEMVKDVPLPYTPEQLGVQPWNREKIHSLFDELEFRVLRDRLFDTLAPVEPEAESGFEISGSALAAGTVADWLAEHAKSGVRHGVSVVGVGSPVHGDVQAIALAAADGEGAYIDVHTLTPEDEKALGAWLADPETAKALHEAKSAMHALRGRGWVLGGLTSDTALAAYLILPGQRTFNLEDLSLRYLSRELRVDNAGETQLSLLDDEDQVDAEVANAQMLRARAVFDLADAFDTELDRIESTALLGDMELPLLSVLADLEHAGIAVDAAQLEELQRQFADRVADAANSAYGVIGKQINLGSPKQLQVVLFDELDMPKTKRTKTGYTTDADALESLYEKTQHPFLQHLLEHRDATRLKVTVDGLLKSVADDGRIHTTFNQTVAATGRLSSTEPNLQNIPIRTDTGRRIRDTFVVGPGYESLMTADYSQIEMRIMAHLSKDEGLIEAFNSGEDLHNFVASKAFDIPIADVDPELRRRIKAMSYGLAYGLSAYGLSQQLKISADEAKVQMDIYFNRFGAIRDYLQDAVDKARKTGYTETLFGRRRYLPDLDSSNRQRREAAERMALNAPIQGTAADIIKVAMIDTQRAIRDAGLESRMLLQIHDELVFEVAPGEREALESLAREHMSNAIELSVPLEVSVGVGRSWDAAAH
- a CDS encoding branched-chain amino acid ABC transporter permease, translating into MTVTALADSAVLAGSIGFDVQGLFDRFWDLTVEGLTYGSIYALVAVGYTLVYGVLRLINFAHSEIFMLGLFGQYVGLMLLGFDPRGNAYNQGMFLTILYLGLAMLIGMAISGGAALGLERVAYRPLRKRGARPLSFLITAIGMSFVIQEFVHYVLPEISDALGLARLGGNNAQEKIKLVEAKEQFNLFGASVTNVTLIIIFAAVVLAATTEILINRTKFGRGIRAVAQDPDTATLMGVSREKVIMLTFLIGGVLAGAAALLFSLRVPEGIMYTSGFVLGIKAFSAAVLGGIGNLRGALLGGLLLGVAEMYGQALFGEAWRDVVAFVLLVAVLMIRPTGILGESLGKARV
- a CDS encoding ABC transporter ATP-binding protein, whose amino-acid sequence is MTGPGAGGALFDNEDMRAGYTAPPEEETSAGTVDVTEVLPVLSDASVVADVVAPHREIETAVGEPLLRTDGLTVKFGGLTALDDVTFEIRRGEILGLIGPNGAGKTTCFNAITGVYRPAAGTVYFDGKPLTTFKRNQITRLGIARTFQNIRLFGEMTALENVVVGTDARHKTSVPGAVFRTARHRREEHDAIERGMALLEFVGIAPRAVEKARNLSYGDQRRLEIARALATEPKLLCLDEPAAGFNPSEKSALMDLIRKIRDDGFTVLLIEHDMRLVMGVTDRIVVLEFGRKIADGLPTEIRENPKVIAAYLGVPDEEEGEAP
- a CDS encoding branched-chain amino acid ABC transporter substrate-binding protein; translated protein: MTRTTLRQSRTARAMVIGAAAAIVLAGCSSKSDDDKGSGSNLNIKPVVQIDTSGKEVPAGTTSTAADPAGDGKATCKPQTIAMAGPLTGPNSALGINIIMGVELALKQHNTANPNCQVTVKRFDTEGNPQKATQVIPTIINDQSISALIGPTFSGETKATGQILSDAGLPTLTASATNATLTTNGWKTFFRGLANDDLQGPAVAKYLTGAAGFKKICVAQDNTEYGTGLARAVTEGLGAAADPACSVQVKEGDKDFAAAVSKLKGAAPDAIFYAGYYAEAAPFVNQLRSSGVTATFVSADGTNDPQFVRQGGDATKDALLSCPCGPAPEKFTADYEALNGQAPGVYSVEGYDLTTIVLKAIDSGKTSRADILDFVRSYDGAGLARQYKWSESGELTSALIWMYKVQ
- a CDS encoding branched-chain amino acid ABC transporter permease; the protein is MTTTQDKWPAKPTAPQRDMRGVGDAIRSWWDGLSRPMQWAVGVPALIVLALLPLYPPPGLDTPGYSFGLVMAQFAMFALIALGLNVVVGQAGLLDLGYVGFYAVGAYTVGLLTSPESPWHKTDGVFSSEWAWLACVPLAVALTAFSGLILGTPTLRLRGDYLAIVTLGFGEIVRLLADNLGEVTNGSLGLSGIAYPRLGESEELPGGYFSSGHFGDPESSNLLDKANNGVWWYWLAFVLVILVLLIVGNLERSRVGRAWVAIREDEDAAEIMGVPTFKFKLWAFMIGAGIGGLSGAIYAGQVQFVNPPVFNIINSMLFLCAVVIGGSGNKLGVIMGAFLIAWLPIRLRSVEVAGTSLGDYKYLMFGIVLVVMMIFRPQGLFPVRQKLLTYGRQITRAVRRPGQDAGTTGAQQ